A single Cryomorphaceae bacterium DNA region contains:
- a CDS encoding tetratricopeptide repeat protein yields the protein MSRNVLFSSLSISLCFLLNTLASAQEAPDVSANVIEGRIEDLIVQSEDLWYENTDSSIYYARLALDELTMYKDDYLEGWAEITLSTAFYYKGVMDSSMLHGERALALYSASGDEYDISDAYNNLANILGDMGQVEKALTYYYQGLRLYESSEWSEEYATYIYNNVATIFMDVEDYAKALEHLKTSLALANKHQDTALLILTQSNLAATYIETGELEKARVTIDEVITTSRAYPYGKTDEAFGLGLEGDLYLKEEQWDEALAAYEASRRIYEETVSLSDMAITDICIAETYTKMGRPQLALNLTEDLLKRDVVQSSPSSLLMTLDEQSKAAHALGMSDLAYTSARRAMTIDDTLRSREALTQMRYMELKELQQENASLLDINAMQQKMNESAQARIVLQRWLIAGSVVLILLAIAMLIIGYQSYQRRKKSEQELRELNHSKDQLLSIIGHDLRGPLGGLETLLDMLSKGELSAADIREIAPAAVENLAQARNLLEDLLQWGIHQLKSRAVEVKDVDVHATVERVFLPLANLAETKDNRLKNEVPKGLIVRADENILSFILRNLLQNSIKFTQGGTIRVRGINQGCVTITVEDEGVGMSEAEVNRILKGQVFSKTGTRGELGTGLGMSLIREFTETLGGELDIRSEKNRGTQTTLSFTH from the coding sequence ATGTCACGAAACGTCCTTTTCTCAAGCTTGAGCATTTCCTTGTGCTTCTTGCTGAACACCTTAGCCTCGGCTCAAGAGGCTCCCGATGTCAGTGCAAACGTTATTGAAGGGCGAATTGAAGACCTCATTGTTCAAAGTGAAGATTTGTGGTATGAAAACACCGACTCTTCCATTTATTATGCCCGTCTGGCTCTAGATGAGCTGACAATGTACAAAGATGATTATCTCGAAGGTTGGGCGGAGATTACCTTGAGTACTGCATTTTACTACAAAGGAGTGATGGATTCGTCCATGTTGCACGGGGAAAGGGCACTTGCCCTTTACAGTGCGTCTGGTGATGAATACGATATTTCAGATGCGTACAACAACTTAGCCAATATCTTGGGCGATATGGGTCAAGTTGAAAAGGCCCTAACCTACTACTATCAGGGGCTTCGGCTCTATGAATCGTCTGAATGGTCTGAAGAGTATGCCACCTACATATACAACAATGTCGCCACCATTTTTATGGATGTCGAAGACTACGCCAAAGCCCTTGAACACCTCAAGACCTCTCTTGCACTGGCTAACAAGCATCAAGACACTGCGCTCTTAATCCTGACACAATCCAATCTTGCTGCCACTTATATCGAAACTGGAGAGCTGGAGAAAGCGCGTGTGACCATCGATGAAGTGATTACCACATCCAGAGCTTACCCATACGGAAAAACAGATGAAGCGTTTGGTCTGGGTTTGGAAGGGGACCTGTACCTCAAAGAAGAACAGTGGGATGAAGCCTTGGCCGCCTACGAAGCTTCAAGGAGAATATATGAGGAGACCGTAAGCCTTTCTGATATGGCCATTACGGACATTTGTATTGCGGAAACCTATACGAAAATGGGGCGGCCCCAGTTGGCGCTGAACTTGACTGAAGACTTGTTGAAGAGGGATGTAGTACAATCAAGCCCCTCGAGTCTTTTGATGACTTTGGACGAGCAAAGTAAAGCTGCGCACGCTCTTGGGATGAGTGATCTGGCGTACACATCGGCCCGTAGGGCCATGACTATTGACGATACGTTAAGGTCTCGAGAAGCGCTGACGCAAATGCGCTACATGGAGTTGAAAGAGCTTCAGCAAGAAAACGCGAGCCTGTTAGACATCAATGCCATGCAGCAGAAGATGAATGAGAGCGCTCAGGCGCGAATCGTGCTGCAGCGCTGGCTCATTGCGGGTTCCGTTGTACTCATTCTACTGGCTATAGCCATGCTGATCATAGGGTATCAATCCTATCAGCGAAGAAAGAAGTCCGAACAAGAGCTCCGCGAACTCAACCACAGCAAGGATCAATTGCTCAGTATTATCGGCCACGATCTTCGCGGACCTCTGGGCGGCCTGGAGACCTTATTGGATATGTTGAGCAAAGGAGAGCTTTCCGCGGCGGACATCAGGGAAATTGCTCCCGCTGCTGTAGAAAATTTGGCTCAGGCGAGAAACCTACTTGAAGACCTCCTTCAATGGGGGATTCATCAACTGAAAAGCCGGGCGGTAGAGGTTAAAGACGTCGATGTCCATGCAACTGTTGAACGCGTCTTCTTGCCCTTGGCAAACCTTGCGGAGACCAAGGACAATCGACTGAAGAACGAGGTTCCAAAGGGGCTCATTGTTCGGGCCGATGAGAACATCTTGAGTTTCATCCTGCGAAACCTCCTCCAAAACAGTATCAAATTTACCCAGGGCGGGACCATTCGTGTTCGCGGGATAAACCAGGGCTGTGTGACCATCACCGTGGAAGACGAAGGTGTCGGCATGTCGGAGGCCGAGGTCAATCGCATCCTCAAGGGCCAGGTATTCAGCAAAACCGGTACACGCGGTGAGTTGGGCACAGGGCTTGGTATGAGCCTCATACGGGAATTCACGGAAACCCTGGGTGGCGAACTCGATATTCGATCGGAAAAGAACAGAGGAACGCAAACGACCCTGAGTTTTACGCACTAA
- a CDS encoding GAF domain-containing sensor histidine kinase: MIKPGIPHNETERLEALYALDLLYSEPEEAYDEVAVLASQIAEAPISLITLIDADKQWFKSKVGTEGSETDREIAFCSHAILQEEPMIVGNMLEDERFAENPLVVNDPSVRFYAGFPLVTPEGYALGTLCVLDNKPRELSQDQVFGLQTLANQVLRTIRLRRALKDEVTKGQIIEEQRDELLQSKGTQERILNMLSRDVREPLSGLKSILQLMFRGDWSTEEMEDVGPDVLNRLDQTQHLIDHLIHWGKVRSDMSVHLEEVPIRGIFQEQLDRFNHVTREQKVSWDLDLREHEAFRADLERMRFILRNLIKRILEHTSNREIKVHLIHHSDHSTLHISNVGCTREHWKSHRAETELIDDFMQDMNGDIDITTNERTSVIALSLPLDRSVKVD; this comes from the coding sequence GTGATTAAGCCCGGAATTCCACATAATGAGACTGAAAGACTTGAGGCACTTTATGCCTTAGATCTGCTTTATTCTGAGCCCGAAGAGGCCTATGACGAGGTCGCTGTTTTAGCTTCTCAGATTGCGGAAGCTCCTATTTCATTAATCACCTTGATTGATGCGGATAAGCAGTGGTTTAAATCCAAAGTAGGCACGGAAGGATCAGAAACAGATCGAGAAATTGCTTTTTGTTCTCATGCCATTCTTCAGGAAGAGCCCATGATTGTCGGCAATATGCTTGAGGATGAGCGCTTTGCCGAGAACCCCTTAGTCGTCAACGATCCGAGCGTCAGATTCTATGCCGGGTTTCCACTAGTGACACCAGAAGGTTATGCTTTAGGAACCTTGTGTGTTTTGGACAATAAACCGCGCGAATTGAGTCAAGATCAAGTTTTTGGACTCCAGACTCTGGCCAATCAAGTCCTTCGGACCATTCGTCTTCGCCGCGCCCTGAAAGACGAGGTGACGAAAGGTCAAATTATTGAAGAACAGCGCGATGAACTCCTTCAATCCAAGGGAACTCAAGAGCGTATACTGAATATGCTCAGCCGAGATGTTCGGGAACCACTTTCAGGGTTAAAGTCCATTTTGCAACTGATGTTCCGCGGAGACTGGAGTACGGAGGAAATGGAAGATGTGGGTCCGGATGTGCTCAACCGTTTGGATCAGACCCAACATCTAATAGACCACTTAATACACTGGGGAAAGGTTCGGTCGGATATGAGTGTCCATCTTGAAGAAGTGCCCATTCGAGGAATCTTTCAAGAGCAACTGGATCGATTTAATCACGTGACCCGCGAGCAGAAAGTAAGCTGGGATCTGGACTTGCGGGAGCACGAGGCCTTCCGCGCCGATCTTGAGCGCATGCGATTTATCCTTCGAAACCTCATCAAGCGAATTTTAGAGCATACCTCGAATCGCGAAATCAAAGTTCATCTGATTCACCATAGCGACCACAGCACACTGCACATCTCTAACGTTGGATGTACCCGAGAGCATTGGAAAAGCCATAGAGCTGAGACTGAACTTATTGACGATTTCATGCAGGACATGAATGGTGACATTGATATTACGACCAATGAACGTACCTCGGTCATTGCTCTTTCCCTTCCCCTCGACCGCAGCGTTAAAGTCGATTAA
- a CDS encoding LysE family translocator, whose product MSLADFGVFLTASILLTLAPGPDLIFVITQSVSRHWKAGVATALGLCSGLLVHMTVVAFGAAVFLKTNPIAFQTLKVAGALYLLFLAWQVWRSEEEISLGSVDRSDLRNLYVKGITMNLLNPKVTLFFLAFLPQFIPATTEHGWSPVQWAYILGGVFLIQALLIFSTVSYISGQWAARFWEREGYQNIMKWGQIVVFVTISAHLLFT is encoded by the coding sequence ATGAGTCTCGCGGATTTCGGAGTTTTTTTGACAGCGAGTATTCTTCTGACCTTGGCCCCGGGTCCGGATCTCATTTTCGTAATTACGCAAAGTGTTAGTCGACATTGGAAAGCCGGCGTTGCCACCGCATTAGGTCTGTGTAGTGGACTTCTGGTGCACATGACCGTAGTTGCCTTCGGAGCGGCAGTCTTTTTAAAGACCAATCCAATTGCCTTTCAGACCTTAAAAGTCGCTGGAGCACTTTATTTACTCTTCCTAGCCTGGCAAGTTTGGCGGTCTGAAGAGGAAATTTCATTGGGGAGCGTTGATCGTTCTGACCTTCGAAACCTCTATGTAAAGGGCATAACCATGAACCTGCTCAACCCGAAGGTCACTCTTTTCTTCCTGGCCTTTCTTCCTCAATTTATACCTGCAACAACCGAGCATGGTTGGTCTCCCGTCCAGTGGGCTTATATTTTGGGAGGAGTCTTCCTCATCCAAGCGCTCCTGATCTTTTCAACGGTTTCGTACATCAGTGGGCAATGGGCTGCTCGTTTCTGGGAGCGCGAAGGCTACCAAAACATCATGAAGTGGGGGCAAATTGTCGTGTTCGTGACCATTTCGGCTCATTTGCTGTTCACTTAA